ACAACAAGGAGAATAAATCTCTGTCCTGTGCTTCATTGGGGACAACTCCTTCTGGTGCCGCTAAGATCTGATCGGCGATGTTGAGATAGTAGTCACAAACAAAGTTGAGAGAAGGATCGCTTTCTGCCATTTCAAACAGAGTTTTGCCTTTAACGCGAGAAACACGAATATCTTCAATCAAGGGCAAGATCTCTAAAACAGGCATTGGTACATGCTCGATATACTTGTCAATCAAGTCACGTTTGGAAGTACGATTACCAATTAAACCTGCTAGACGAAGGGAATGAGTACGAGCTTTCTCTCTAACAGAAGCTGCAATCCGATTCGCTGCAAACAGAGCATCAAAACCGTTGTCGGTAACAATCATGCAGTAGTCGGCATAATTTAGCGGTGCAGCAAAACCACCACATACTACGTCACCGAGAACATCAAACAAGATGACATCGTATTCATCAAAAGCATTTAATTCTTTAAGTAGCTTGACGGTTTCGCCCACAACGTAGCCACCACAACCAGCACCCGCAGGAGGGCCACCTGCTTCTACACAGCTAACTCCACCATAGCCTTCGTAGATTACATCTTCGGGCCAAATATCTTCGTAGTGAAAGTCTTTTTCCTGAAGTGTATCGATAATTGTGGGAATGAGAAATCCTGTCAGGGTAAAAGTACTATCGTGTTTAGGATCGCAACCAATTTGTAAAACTTTTTTGCCTCTTTTTGCCAAAGCTGCGGAAATGTTGCAGCTAGTTGTGGACTTACCGATTCCACCTTTGCCATAAACTGCTAATCTAATCTGCCCCACGTTATTTTCCTCTGCGTTTGTATATGAGAATTTATTTGAGATTAATAATGGCGACGCTGATTGTAGTTTTTTACTTTGCGTCTATATTGGCAATTATCAAGCAATTGATGGCGAAAACAAAGTTGTTTCGTCTTATAAAGTAGGCAATATTCCAAGTATTATCTGGTTAAAAGCTGTTGAAGCTTATATATTTTCTTTTAAGCTCAAAAATATCAATTTTACCCATAATAATATATTTTAGGTATTTTAAATATATAAATGTGGACAAAACACAAAAATTGTTTTGCGCCAAT
This portion of the Pleurocapsa minor HA4230-MV1 genome encodes:
- the bchL gene encoding ferredoxin:protochlorophyllide reductase (ATP-dependent) iron-sulfur ATP-binding protein; the protein is MRLAVYGKGGIGKSTTSCNISAALAKRGKKVLQIGCDPKHDSTFTLTGFLIPTIIDTLQEKDFHYEDIWPEDVIYEGYGGVSCVEAGGPPAGAGCGGYVVGETVKLLKELNAFDEYDVILFDVLGDVVCGGFAAPLNYADYCMIVTDNGFDALFAANRIAASVREKARTHSLRLAGLIGNRTSKRDLIDKYIEHVPMPVLEILPLIEDIRVSRVKGKTLFEMAESDPSLNFVCDYYLNIADQILAAPEGVVPNEAQDRDLFSLLSDYYLNPPADKAGKPDKEEELDMMMV